A DNA window from Oryzias latipes chromosome 5, ASM223467v1 contains the following coding sequences:
- the LOC101168945 gene encoding E3 ubiquitin-protein ligase DTX3L, translating into MKKGTNLLKESELRAQATPSKMDQNVKDLLSTKMDMLCSKRTDTSTYAVNAFRLPTCERKAQLPKSCTSRSTLSFTLPSKSTSEGGNKFTSLKITKKPTLSKEKPGKEYCSICSLPLNKKRRLKCQHEFCEECLEDALHQTGSICPICNHVFDVLTGDQPNGQMSWVKNSDSLPGFSGCGHIVITYNIANGVQTDRHPNPGKPFSGTCRTAYLPDNKEGNAVLQLLKKAFDQRLIFTVGNSETNGLENQVIWNDISHKTSLSGGIKNFGYPDPNYLERVKKDLKAKGIKED; encoded by the exons ATGAAGAAAGGAACAAACCTTCTCAAGGAGTCTGAATTGAGAGCTCAGGCAACACCATCAAAGATGGACCAGAACGTGAAAGATTTGCTTTCAACAAAAATGGATATGCTCTGCAGCAAAAGAACTGACACTTCGACTTATGCAGTAAATGCTTTCAGACTCCCAACATGTGAAAGAAAAGCCCAGCTTCCAAAGTCCTGTACTTCTAGATCAACTTTGTCCTTCACCCTTCCTTCTAAAAGTACATCAGAAGGTGGCAATAAATTCACTTCTTTGAAAATCACTAAAAAACCTACATTATCAAAAGAAAAGCCTGGTAAAGAATACTGTTCTATATGTTCACTGCCATTGAATAAAAAGAGGCGGCTGAAGTGTCAACATGAATTTTGTGAAGAGTGCCTAGAGGATGCATTACATCAGACTGGGTCCATATGTCCCATATGCAACCATGTCTTTGATGTGTTAACGGGAGATCAGCCAAACGGACAGATGTCATGGGTCAAAAATTCAGATTCTCTCCCTGGATTCTCAGGCTGTGGCCACATCGTCATCACTTACAACATCGCCAATGGAGTACAGACG GACAGACATCCCAACCCAGGAAAGCCATTTTCTGGTACTTGCAGAACTGCATATCTTCCAGACAACAAAGAAGGCAATGCTGTTCTGCAACTTTTAAAGAAAGCATTTGACCAGAGGCTGATTTTTACAGTTGGCAATTCCGAAACAAATGGCCTAGAAAATCAGGTTATTTGGAATGACATTTCCCACAAGACATCTCTGTCAGGAGGCATAAAGAA TTTTGGATATCCTGATCCCAACTATTTGGAAAGAGTCAAGAAGGACCTGAAAGCTAAAGGCATCAAGGAAGACTGA